A single region of the Felis catus isolate Fca126 chromosome F2, F.catus_Fca126_mat1.0, whole genome shotgun sequence genome encodes:
- the SPATC1 gene encoding speriolin isoform X4: MSLLANYEGLRHQIERLVRENEELKKLVRLIRENHELKSAIKTQAGGLGISGFSTGFGQMAATPQHQGNCVFLPLSPAAAHEPVLEEVGVVALAPLADMLSSPQPGPTADPIVSPLTGPLSTLLPGPGPMSQSGLFSSILTGPLTPSSPLAGPLAVAPGGTLGSSMGTVSTGPLTPSSTLAGLMAVSPRGTLGSSMGLPSTGPPTPSSPLAGPLAVAPGDTLGSSMGTASTGPLTPSSPLMAPTTGTVAISLSSPLLTSTAAPLGVSQNLVANPVSNLVLPAAQRVRLTEPFRGCPSGPPPSAGAGPAGTTKVPMSTEHPQPTQNLEPLGVTFVGVPLHTSTPMETKGAAGPGTAFSFSTSDARAQPGAPQGQAVPAPAPVAPTAAPQATTDYASPGTTHVAQCPPPSPTRAHCPPTQPSSTPHSPPRNPHSPPRTSSSPASVNDPRGPRGTETSRKSMVELERKLAHRKISKFPDSPRESRQLAWERLVGEIAFQLDRRILSSIFPERVRLYGFTVSNIPEKIIQASLSPSDHKLDEELCQTLTQRYVSIMNRLQSLGYDGRVHPALTEQLVNAYGILRERPELAASEGGSYTVDFLQRVLVETVHPSMLTDALLLLSCLNQLAHDDGKPMFIW; the protein is encoded by the exons ATGTCTCTACTCGCCAATTATGAGGGGCTCCGGCATCAGATCGAGAGGCTGGTGAGGGAGAACGAGGAGCTAAAGAAGCTGGTGCGGCTCATTCGGGAGAATCACGAGCTCAAGTCGGCGATCAAGACGCAGGCGGGCGGCCTGGGCATCAGCGGCTTCAGCACCGGGTTCGGCCAGATGGCGGCCACTCCTCAACACCAGGGAAACT GTGTCTTCCTGCCCCTGTCCCCGGCAGCAGCACATGAGCCCGTCCTGGAAGAAGTGGGCGTTGTGGCTCTGGCACCCCTGGCCGACATGCTAAGCAGCCCGCAGCCCGGCCCCACGGCAGACCCCATCGTGAGCCCCCTGACGGGCCCCCTCAGCACCTTGCTGCCCGGTCCAGGGCCCATGTCACAGAGCGGCCTGTTCTCCAGCATCCTGACCGGCCCCCTGACTCCGAGCAGCCCCCTGGCCGGGCCCCTGGCAGTGGCCCCAGGAGGCACACTGGGCAGCTCCATGGGCACGGTCTCCACCGGCCCTCTGACTCCGAGCAGCACCCTGGCCGGCCTCATGGCAGTGTCCCCAAGAGGCACACTGGGAAGCTCCATGGGCCTGCCCTCCACCGGCCCCCCGACTCCGAGCAGCCCCCTGGCCGGGCCCCTGGCAGTGGCCCCAGGAGACACACTGGGCAGCTCCATGGGCACGGCCTCCACCGGCCCCCTGACCCCGAGCAGCCCCCTGATGGCACCTACGACAGGCACAGTGGCCATCTCTCTGAGCAGCCCTCTGCTCACCTCCACAGCTGCCCCTCTAGGTGTTTCTCAGAACCTTGTGGCCAACCCCGTGAGCAATCTGGTGCTGCCGGCGGCCCAGAGGGTGCGGCTGACAGAGCCGTTCCGAGGATGCCCATCTGGACCCCCTCCCTCCGCTGGAGCAGGGCCTGCTGGCACCACCAAAG TCCCAATGTCCACTGAGCACCCACAGCCgacccagaacctggagcctctcGGCGTGACATTTGTGGGCGTGCCCTTGCACACCTCTACCCCCATGGAGACCAAGGGCGCAGCTGGCCCCGGGACGGCCTTCTCCTTCAGCACCTCGGACGCCCGGGCCCAGCCCGGTGCCCCCCAGGGACAAGCagttcctgcccctgcccccgtcGCCCCTACTGCTGCCCCCCAAGCTACCACCGACTACGCCTCCCCCGGCACCACCCACGTTGCCCAGTGcccacccccgtcccccacccgggcacactgcccccccacccagccctcatccaccccccactcccctcctcgAAATCCCCATTCCCCACCTCGAACCTCGTCCTCCCCGGCTTCAGTCAACGACCCCCGGGGTCCACGCGGCACAGAAACATCTCGGAAAAGCATGGTGGAGTTGGAACGGAAGCTAGCCCACAGGAAGATCAGCAAGTTTCCGGACAGCCCCCGAG AGTCGAGGCAGCTGGCCTGGGAGCGGCTGGTGGGGGAGATCGCCTTCCAGCTGGACCGCAGGATCCTGTCCAGTATCTTCCCCGAGCGCGTGCGCCTGTACGGCTTCACCGTCTCCAACATCCCAGAGAAGATCATCCAG GCCTCCCTGAGCCCCAGCGACCACAAGCTGGATGAAGAGCTGTGCCAGACACTCACGCAGCGCTACGTAAGCATCATGAACCGGCTGCAGAGCCTGGGCTACGACGGGCGCGTGCACCCGGCGCTCACCGAGCAGCTGGTGAACGCCTACGGGATCCTGCGTGAGAGGCCAGAGCTGGCCGCGTCCGAGGGCGGCTCCTACACCGTGGACTTCCTGCAGCGCGTGCTGGTGGAGACCGTGCACCCCAGCATGCTCACCGACGCCCTGCTGCTGCTCTCCTGCCTCAACCAGCTGGCGCATGACGATGGCAAGCCTATGTTCATCTGGTGA
- the SPATC1 gene encoding speriolin isoform X2, producing the protein MRSSLPHTVNSRVVTTPLPPPDHWLPTCSAPRPSAGCWGATARPRHRKVSPTAPAAKCTEPGPPGPALPLANPGALLPPGRGPGPWAVSRCRAPTRAAPIPLPRGMSLLANYEGLRHQIERLVRENEELKKLVRLIRENHELKSAIKTQAGGLGISGFSTGFGQMAATPQHQGNCVFLPLSPAAAHEPVLEEVGVVALAPLADMLSSPQPGPTADPIVSPLTGPLSTLLPGPGPMSQSGLFSSILTGPLTPSSPLAGPLAVAPGGTLGSSMGTVSTGPLTPSSTLAGLMAVSPRGTLGSSMGLPSTGPPTPSSPLAGPLAVAPGDTLGSSMGTASTGPLTPSSPLMAPTTGTVAISLSSPLLTSTAAPLGVSQNLVANPVSNLVLPAAQRVRLTEPFRGCPSGPPPSAGAGPAGTTKVPMSTEHPQPTQNLEPLGVTFVGVPLHTSTPMETKGAAGPGTAFSFSTSDARAQPGAPQGQAVPAPAPVAPTAAPQATTDYASPGTTHVAQCPPPSPTRAHCPPTQPSSTPHSPPRNPHSPPRTSSSPASVNDPRGPRGTETSRKSMVELERKLAHRKISKFPDSPRESRQLAWERLVGEIAFQLDRRILSSIFPERVRLYGFTVSNIPEKIIQASLSPSDHKLDEELCQTLTQRYVSIMNRLQSLGYDGRVHPALTEQLVNAYGILRERPELAASEGGSYTVDFLQRVLVETVHPSMLTDALLLLSCLNQLAHDDGKPMFIW; encoded by the exons ATGAGAAGCTCACTTCCCCACACTGTGAACAGCAGAGTGGTGacgacacccctccccccaccag ATCACTGGTTACCCACCTGCAGTGCACCTAGGCcctctgctgggtgctggggagctACAGCACGCCCACGTCACCGTAAAGTGAGCCCAACAGCACCAGCAGCCAAGTGCACAGAGCCAG GGCCCCCTGGGCCAGCCTTGCCTCTGGCAAACCCTGGTGCCCTCCTCCCGCCCGGGCGAGGCCCGGGGCCCTGGGCAGTCTCCAGGTGCAGAGCCCCGACTCGGGCTGCACCCATCCCGTTGCCCCGGGGCATGTCTCTACTCGCCAATTATGAGGGGCTCCGGCATCAGATCGAGAGGCTGGTGAGGGAGAACGAGGAGCTAAAGAAGCTGGTGCGGCTCATTCGGGAGAATCACGAGCTCAAGTCGGCGATCAAGACGCAGGCGGGCGGCCTGGGCATCAGCGGCTTCAGCACCGGGTTCGGCCAGATGGCGGCCACTCCTCAACACCAGGGAAACT GTGTCTTCCTGCCCCTGTCCCCGGCAGCAGCACATGAGCCCGTCCTGGAAGAAGTGGGCGTTGTGGCTCTGGCACCCCTGGCCGACATGCTAAGCAGCCCGCAGCCCGGCCCCACGGCAGACCCCATCGTGAGCCCCCTGACGGGCCCCCTCAGCACCTTGCTGCCCGGTCCAGGGCCCATGTCACAGAGCGGCCTGTTCTCCAGCATCCTGACCGGCCCCCTGACTCCGAGCAGCCCCCTGGCCGGGCCCCTGGCAGTGGCCCCAGGAGGCACACTGGGCAGCTCCATGGGCACGGTCTCCACCGGCCCTCTGACTCCGAGCAGCACCCTGGCCGGCCTCATGGCAGTGTCCCCAAGAGGCACACTGGGAAGCTCCATGGGCCTGCCCTCCACCGGCCCCCCGACTCCGAGCAGCCCCCTGGCCGGGCCCCTGGCAGTGGCCCCAGGAGACACACTGGGCAGCTCCATGGGCACGGCCTCCACCGGCCCCCTGACCCCGAGCAGCCCCCTGATGGCACCTACGACAGGCACAGTGGCCATCTCTCTGAGCAGCCCTCTGCTCACCTCCACAGCTGCCCCTCTAGGTGTTTCTCAGAACCTTGTGGCCAACCCCGTGAGCAATCTGGTGCTGCCGGCGGCCCAGAGGGTGCGGCTGACAGAGCCGTTCCGAGGATGCCCATCTGGACCCCCTCCCTCCGCTGGAGCAGGGCCTGCTGGCACCACCAAAG TCCCAATGTCCACTGAGCACCCACAGCCgacccagaacctggagcctctcGGCGTGACATTTGTGGGCGTGCCCTTGCACACCTCTACCCCCATGGAGACCAAGGGCGCAGCTGGCCCCGGGACGGCCTTCTCCTTCAGCACCTCGGACGCCCGGGCCCAGCCCGGTGCCCCCCAGGGACAAGCagttcctgcccctgcccccgtcGCCCCTACTGCTGCCCCCCAAGCTACCACCGACTACGCCTCCCCCGGCACCACCCACGTTGCCCAGTGcccacccccgtcccccacccgggcacactgcccccccacccagccctcatccaccccccactcccctcctcgAAATCCCCATTCCCCACCTCGAACCTCGTCCTCCCCGGCTTCAGTCAACGACCCCCGGGGTCCACGCGGCACAGAAACATCTCGGAAAAGCATGGTGGAGTTGGAACGGAAGCTAGCCCACAGGAAGATCAGCAAGTTTCCGGACAGCCCCCGAG AGTCGAGGCAGCTGGCCTGGGAGCGGCTGGTGGGGGAGATCGCCTTCCAGCTGGACCGCAGGATCCTGTCCAGTATCTTCCCCGAGCGCGTGCGCCTGTACGGCTTCACCGTCTCCAACATCCCAGAGAAGATCATCCAG GCCTCCCTGAGCCCCAGCGACCACAAGCTGGATGAAGAGCTGTGCCAGACACTCACGCAGCGCTACGTAAGCATCATGAACCGGCTGCAGAGCCTGGGCTACGACGGGCGCGTGCACCCGGCGCTCACCGAGCAGCTGGTGAACGCCTACGGGATCCTGCGTGAGAGGCCAGAGCTGGCCGCGTCCGAGGGCGGCTCCTACACCGTGGACTTCCTGCAGCGCGTGCTGGTGGAGACCGTGCACCCCAGCATGCTCACCGACGCCCTGCTGCTGCTCTCCTGCCTCAACCAGCTGGCGCATGACGATGGCAAGCCTATGTTCATCTGGTGA
- the LOC109496283 gene encoding brain acid soluble protein 1-like → MMCGAPPPRGAPATQSLPACVRGSCGGVTGVKVTWRHLCAERRRCCAPGSLGRGRRRQPARREAALSSPARSLGGRWREQKGKRKRPWFRSPAPRSSSPHSAPPSPVRHRESPQTCPTRAGIGVQPTANGERPSLVQAGAAPVEAVRCVLRPAPSAGPQVRAELPAPSSGPDFGVYPSPTRLPGFRCPASEFKDTAPEEGRTQNALICHPVRAPQSCPKRPVPRGDRPLRDPTPRSFQSGETKIWCWACSPRQVCLAARPCRQTELGDFRLYISHFSMWSPSLPFRGGLAGSPEVAGLGVERAGSSRARRP, encoded by the exons ATGATGTGCGGGGCTCCTCCGCCTCGCGGCGCCCCTGCGACCCAGTCGCTGCCAGCGTGCGTCCGCGGGAGCTGCGGGGGTGTCACGGGGGTCAAGGTTACGTGGCGCCACCTGTGCGCGGAACGGCGGAGGTGCTGTGCCCCGGGATCGCTGGGGCGCGGGCGCAGGCGGCAACCGGCGCGCCGGGAAGCCGCGCTCTCCTCTCCCGCGCGGAGTCTGGGCGGCCGTTGGAGGGAACAAAAGGGAAAGCGAAAGAGACCCTGGTTTCGCAGCCCCGCCCCCAGATCCTCCTCGCCCCACTCTGCCCCGCCCTCCCCTGTACGCCACCGGGAGAGCCCCCAGACCTGCCCGACGCGAGCGGGGATTGGGGTGCAGCCTACAGCAAATGGAGAGCGACCCTCTTTAGTGCAGGCGGGCGCAGCGCCGGTGGAGGCAGTGCGGTGCGTGCTGCGTCCAGCTCCCTCCGCCGGCCCGCAAGTCCGCGCGGAATTGCCGGCGCCCTCCAGCGGCCCTGACTTCGGGGTCTACCCCAGCCCCACCCGTCTCCCGGGGTTCAGGTGTCCCGCAAGTGAGTTCAAAGACACAGCTCCAGAGGAGGGACGGACTCAGAACGCCCTAATCTGCCACCCAGTGAGAGCTCCGCAGAGCTGCCCTAAGAGGCCTGTCCCCCGTGGTGACAGACCGCTCCGTGACCCTACCCCGAGGAGCTTCCAATCGGGAG aaaccaagatctggtgCTGGGCGTGTTCACCGCGACAGGTGTGTCTTGCTGCTAGGCCTTGTCGGCAGACAGAGCTAGGAGATTTCCGTCTCTACATCTCACACTTCTCTATGTGGAGTCCTTCCCTGCCTTTCCGCGGGGGTCTGGCTGGATCCCCTGAAGTAGCAGGCCTGGgagtggagagggcagggagctccCGCGCCAGAAGGCCCTAG
- the SPATC1 gene encoding speriolin isoform X1, with amino-acid sequence MRSSLPHTVNSRVVTTPLPPPEDHWLPTCSAPRPSAGCWGATARPRHRKVSPTAPAAKCTEPGPPGPALPLANPGALLPPGRGPGPWAVSRCRAPTRAAPIPLPRGMSLLANYEGLRHQIERLVRENEELKKLVRLIRENHELKSAIKTQAGGLGISGFSTGFGQMAATPQHQGNCVFLPLSPAAAHEPVLEEVGVVALAPLADMLSSPQPGPTADPIVSPLTGPLSTLLPGPGPMSQSGLFSSILTGPLTPSSPLAGPLAVAPGGTLGSSMGTVSTGPLTPSSTLAGLMAVSPRGTLGSSMGLPSTGPPTPSSPLAGPLAVAPGDTLGSSMGTASTGPLTPSSPLMAPTTGTVAISLSSPLLTSTAAPLGVSQNLVANPVSNLVLPAAQRVRLTEPFRGCPSGPPPSAGAGPAGTTKVPMSTEHPQPTQNLEPLGVTFVGVPLHTSTPMETKGAAGPGTAFSFSTSDARAQPGAPQGQAVPAPAPVAPTAAPQATTDYASPGTTHVAQCPPPSPTRAHCPPTQPSSTPHSPPRNPHSPPRTSSSPASVNDPRGPRGTETSRKSMVELERKLAHRKISKFPDSPRESRQLAWERLVGEIAFQLDRRILSSIFPERVRLYGFTVSNIPEKIIQASLSPSDHKLDEELCQTLTQRYVSIMNRLQSLGYDGRVHPALTEQLVNAYGILRERPELAASEGGSYTVDFLQRVLVETVHPSMLTDALLLLSCLNQLAHDDGKPMFIW; translated from the exons ATGAGAAGCTCACTTCCCCACACTGTGAACAGCAGAGTGGTGacgacacccctccccccaccag AAGATCACTGGTTACCCACCTGCAGTGCACCTAGGCcctctgctgggtgctggggagctACAGCACGCCCACGTCACCGTAAAGTGAGCCCAACAGCACCAGCAGCCAAGTGCACAGAGCCAG GGCCCCCTGGGCCAGCCTTGCCTCTGGCAAACCCTGGTGCCCTCCTCCCGCCCGGGCGAGGCCCGGGGCCCTGGGCAGTCTCCAGGTGCAGAGCCCCGACTCGGGCTGCACCCATCCCGTTGCCCCGGGGCATGTCTCTACTCGCCAATTATGAGGGGCTCCGGCATCAGATCGAGAGGCTGGTGAGGGAGAACGAGGAGCTAAAGAAGCTGGTGCGGCTCATTCGGGAGAATCACGAGCTCAAGTCGGCGATCAAGACGCAGGCGGGCGGCCTGGGCATCAGCGGCTTCAGCACCGGGTTCGGCCAGATGGCGGCCACTCCTCAACACCAGGGAAACT GTGTCTTCCTGCCCCTGTCCCCGGCAGCAGCACATGAGCCCGTCCTGGAAGAAGTGGGCGTTGTGGCTCTGGCACCCCTGGCCGACATGCTAAGCAGCCCGCAGCCCGGCCCCACGGCAGACCCCATCGTGAGCCCCCTGACGGGCCCCCTCAGCACCTTGCTGCCCGGTCCAGGGCCCATGTCACAGAGCGGCCTGTTCTCCAGCATCCTGACCGGCCCCCTGACTCCGAGCAGCCCCCTGGCCGGGCCCCTGGCAGTGGCCCCAGGAGGCACACTGGGCAGCTCCATGGGCACGGTCTCCACCGGCCCTCTGACTCCGAGCAGCACCCTGGCCGGCCTCATGGCAGTGTCCCCAAGAGGCACACTGGGAAGCTCCATGGGCCTGCCCTCCACCGGCCCCCCGACTCCGAGCAGCCCCCTGGCCGGGCCCCTGGCAGTGGCCCCAGGAGACACACTGGGCAGCTCCATGGGCACGGCCTCCACCGGCCCCCTGACCCCGAGCAGCCCCCTGATGGCACCTACGACAGGCACAGTGGCCATCTCTCTGAGCAGCCCTCTGCTCACCTCCACAGCTGCCCCTCTAGGTGTTTCTCAGAACCTTGTGGCCAACCCCGTGAGCAATCTGGTGCTGCCGGCGGCCCAGAGGGTGCGGCTGACAGAGCCGTTCCGAGGATGCCCATCTGGACCCCCTCCCTCCGCTGGAGCAGGGCCTGCTGGCACCACCAAAG TCCCAATGTCCACTGAGCACCCACAGCCgacccagaacctggagcctctcGGCGTGACATTTGTGGGCGTGCCCTTGCACACCTCTACCCCCATGGAGACCAAGGGCGCAGCTGGCCCCGGGACGGCCTTCTCCTTCAGCACCTCGGACGCCCGGGCCCAGCCCGGTGCCCCCCAGGGACAAGCagttcctgcccctgcccccgtcGCCCCTACTGCTGCCCCCCAAGCTACCACCGACTACGCCTCCCCCGGCACCACCCACGTTGCCCAGTGcccacccccgtcccccacccgggcacactgcccccccacccagccctcatccaccccccactcccctcctcgAAATCCCCATTCCCCACCTCGAACCTCGTCCTCCCCGGCTTCAGTCAACGACCCCCGGGGTCCACGCGGCACAGAAACATCTCGGAAAAGCATGGTGGAGTTGGAACGGAAGCTAGCCCACAGGAAGATCAGCAAGTTTCCGGACAGCCCCCGAG AGTCGAGGCAGCTGGCCTGGGAGCGGCTGGTGGGGGAGATCGCCTTCCAGCTGGACCGCAGGATCCTGTCCAGTATCTTCCCCGAGCGCGTGCGCCTGTACGGCTTCACCGTCTCCAACATCCCAGAGAAGATCATCCAG GCCTCCCTGAGCCCCAGCGACCACAAGCTGGATGAAGAGCTGTGCCAGACACTCACGCAGCGCTACGTAAGCATCATGAACCGGCTGCAGAGCCTGGGCTACGACGGGCGCGTGCACCCGGCGCTCACCGAGCAGCTGGTGAACGCCTACGGGATCCTGCGTGAGAGGCCAGAGCTGGCCGCGTCCGAGGGCGGCTCCTACACCGTGGACTTCCTGCAGCGCGTGCTGGTGGAGACCGTGCACCCCAGCATGCTCACCGACGCCCTGCTGCTGCTCTCCTGCCTCAACCAGCTGGCGCATGACGATGGCAAGCCTATGTTCATCTGGTGA
- the SPATC1 gene encoding speriolin isoform X3: MQSKPRVKPGSREAGSFLPVLREESGRRRGGPPTPSRSRHAIQVAQYLHQCSTKHLDTVAQPTDPSTEPPQLHQPKERPTARQDWMVEGEWESHEKLTSPHCEQQSGDDTPPPTSAPRPSAGCWGATARPRHRKVSPTAPAAKCTEPGPPGPALPLANPGALLPPGRGPGPWAVSRCRAPTRAAPIPLPRGMSLLANYEGLRHQIERLVRENEELKKLVRLIRENHELKSAIKTQAGGLGISGFSTGFGQMAATPQHQGNCVFLPLSPAAAHEPVLEEVGVVALAPLADMLSSPQPGPTADPIVSPLTGPLSTLLPGPGPMSQSGLFSSILTGPLTPSSPLAGPLAVAPGGTLGSSMGTVSTGPLTPSSTLAGLMAVSPRGTLGSSMGLPSTGPPTPSSPLAGPLAVAPGDTLGSSMGTASTGPLTPSSPLMAPTTGTVAISLSSPLLTSTAAPLGVSQNLVANPVSNLVLPAAQRVRLTEPFRGCPSGPPPSAGAGPAGTTKVNDPRGPRGTETSRKSMVELERKLAHRKISKFPDSPRESRQLAWERLVGEIAFQLDRRILSSIFPERVRLYGFTVSNIPEKIIQASLSPSDHKLDEELCQTLTQRYVSIMNRLQSLGYDGRVHPALTEQLVNAYGILRERPELAASEGGSYTVDFLQRVLVETVHPSMLTDALLLLSCLNQLAHDDGKPMFIW; encoded by the exons ATGCAGAGCAAACCCCGCGTGAAGCCGGGAAGCCGGGAAGCCGGGAGCTTCCTGCCAGTCCTTCGGGAAGAGTCAGGGAGAAGGCGGGGAGGGCCGCCCACTCCCTCTCGCTCCCGTCACGCCATCCAAGTTGCT CAATATCTACACCAGTGTTCGACCAAACACCTGGACACCGTAGCTCAGCCCACTGACCCGTCAACGGAACCACCCCAGCTGCATCAACCCAAGGAGAGGCCAACAGCCAGGCAAGACTGGATGGTAGAAGGCGAGTGGGAAAGCCATGAGAAGCTCACTTCCCCACACTGTGAACAGCAGAGTGGTGacgacacccctccccccaccag TGCACCTAGGCcctctgctgggtgctggggagctACAGCACGCCCACGTCACCGTAAAGTGAGCCCAACAGCACCAGCAGCCAAGTGCACAGAGCCAG GGCCCCCTGGGCCAGCCTTGCCTCTGGCAAACCCTGGTGCCCTCCTCCCGCCCGGGCGAGGCCCGGGGCCCTGGGCAGTCTCCAGGTGCAGAGCCCCGACTCGGGCTGCACCCATCCCGTTGCCCCGGGGCATGTCTCTACTCGCCAATTATGAGGGGCTCCGGCATCAGATCGAGAGGCTGGTGAGGGAGAACGAGGAGCTAAAGAAGCTGGTGCGGCTCATTCGGGAGAATCACGAGCTCAAGTCGGCGATCAAGACGCAGGCGGGCGGCCTGGGCATCAGCGGCTTCAGCACCGGGTTCGGCCAGATGGCGGCCACTCCTCAACACCAGGGAAACT GTGTCTTCCTGCCCCTGTCCCCGGCAGCAGCACATGAGCCCGTCCTGGAAGAAGTGGGCGTTGTGGCTCTGGCACCCCTGGCCGACATGCTAAGCAGCCCGCAGCCCGGCCCCACGGCAGACCCCATCGTGAGCCCCCTGACGGGCCCCCTCAGCACCTTGCTGCCCGGTCCAGGGCCCATGTCACAGAGCGGCCTGTTCTCCAGCATCCTGACCGGCCCCCTGACTCCGAGCAGCCCCCTGGCCGGGCCCCTGGCAGTGGCCCCAGGAGGCACACTGGGCAGCTCCATGGGCACGGTCTCCACCGGCCCTCTGACTCCGAGCAGCACCCTGGCCGGCCTCATGGCAGTGTCCCCAAGAGGCACACTGGGAAGCTCCATGGGCCTGCCCTCCACCGGCCCCCCGACTCCGAGCAGCCCCCTGGCCGGGCCCCTGGCAGTGGCCCCAGGAGACACACTGGGCAGCTCCATGGGCACGGCCTCCACCGGCCCCCTGACCCCGAGCAGCCCCCTGATGGCACCTACGACAGGCACAGTGGCCATCTCTCTGAGCAGCCCTCTGCTCACCTCCACAGCTGCCCCTCTAGGTGTTTCTCAGAACCTTGTGGCCAACCCCGTGAGCAATCTGGTGCTGCCGGCGGCCCAGAGGGTGCGGCTGACAGAGCCGTTCCGAGGATGCCCATCTGGACCCCCTCCCTCCGCTGGAGCAGGGCCTGCTGGCACCACCAAAG TCAACGACCCCCGGGGTCCACGCGGCACAGAAACATCTCGGAAAAGCATGGTGGAGTTGGAACGGAAGCTAGCCCACAGGAAGATCAGCAAGTTTCCGGACAGCCCCCGAG AGTCGAGGCAGCTGGCCTGGGAGCGGCTGGTGGGGGAGATCGCCTTCCAGCTGGACCGCAGGATCCTGTCCAGTATCTTCCCCGAGCGCGTGCGCCTGTACGGCTTCACCGTCTCCAACATCCCAGAGAAGATCATCCAG GCCTCCCTGAGCCCCAGCGACCACAAGCTGGATGAAGAGCTGTGCCAGACACTCACGCAGCGCTACGTAAGCATCATGAACCGGCTGCAGAGCCTGGGCTACGACGGGCGCGTGCACCCGGCGCTCACCGAGCAGCTGGTGAACGCCTACGGGATCCTGCGTGAGAGGCCAGAGCTGGCCGCGTCCGAGGGCGGCTCCTACACCGTGGACTTCCTGCAGCGCGTGCTGGTGGAGACCGTGCACCCCAGCATGCTCACCGACGCCCTGCTGCTGCTCTCCTGCCTCAACCAGCTGGCGCATGACGATGGCAAGCCTATGTTCATCTGGTGA